A single Bacillus sp. HMF5848 DNA region contains:
- the flaG gene encoding flagellar protein FlaG: MSIDRISSNISRIVSYQTNDSKVQKQADEIEVAKLEQANNIVKEEKFDKEQLKEVVDGMNKFIKPTNTALKFELHEKLQEYYVTIVDERTNEVVREIPPKKLLDMYAAMTEFLGLVVDKKI, encoded by the coding sequence ATGTCGATTGACCGTATTTCGTCTAATATTTCCAGAATAGTATCCTATCAAACAAACGATTCAAAAGTTCAAAAACAAGCAGATGAGATTGAAGTAGCTAAGCTTGAACAAGCAAATAATATAGTTAAAGAAGAAAAGTTTGACAAAGAGCAACTCAAAGAAGTTGTTGATGGCATGAATAAATTTATCAAACCAACGAACACAGCGTTAAAGTTTGAATTACATGAAAAATTACAAGAGTATTACGTAACTATTGTAGATGAAAGGACAAACGAGGTCGTCCGTGAGATTCCTCCTAAGAAACTACTAGACATGTATGCAGCCATGACGGAATTTCTAGGTCTTGTAGTAGATAAAAAGATATAA
- a CDS encoding DNA topoisomerase III codes for MKLIIAEKPDQGATLAKPFKSKKHQGYIEIFPHELFPKGAYVTWAVGHILELQAPEKYKQEWKRWSLNTLPITPERFNYQVVRSKAKQYNIVKSLLLKPEVTEIIHAGDAGREGELIVRNIIYKVGVKKPIKRLWISSLTSNAILDGFNNLLSEKDTRPLFHEAYSRACADWLVGMNASRVYSLLLQKRGMKDVFSAGRVQTPTLALIVKREKEIESFVSEPFWEVLATFNINGKEYEGKWMKDNETRLKDQQLAQKIAAFCKNKPAQISDINTERKEYLPPILFNLSALQATANKAFKFSPKKTLDTLQKLYQKGVVSYPRTDSQYVTRGEAEMFPAILQKISFFSAYENLFPLPTQTIIDNRRFVNEKKVTDHYAIIPTEQVTDPSKLSADEQKLYDLIIRRLIAAHYEKAIFAYTTITTLVDGRATFQSKGKQQIQEGWRKVIFQKEDDKEILLPNFAIDEQGYVQDVKVKEGKTQPPKRYTEGQLITLMKTAGKHIENEELEKVLMKTEGLGTEATRASIITMLKERKYIQITKNQVFATDKAKVLIEAVGCTILASPEMTAKWEQRLREIGEGHASAVQFMEQVKKLSEKIIKDAQDQSLTWDFTGLDTESIQRQRRSTYLGQCPLCGGKVIDKGKLYGCNNFSKTKCSFTISKKILGKTITQANVEKILKDGTTGNIEGFKKGDRSFVASLIWNSSEKKIAFQFPENQLNNKTI; via the coding sequence ATGAAACTAATTATCGCAGAAAAGCCTGATCAAGGCGCTACCCTCGCTAAGCCCTTCAAATCTAAAAAACATCAAGGTTATATAGAGATTTTTCCCCACGAGTTGTTTCCAAAAGGTGCATACGTGACTTGGGCAGTTGGCCACATTTTAGAGCTTCAGGCCCCAGAGAAATATAAGCAAGAATGGAAGCGGTGGTCTTTGAATACTCTTCCAATTACTCCAGAGAGGTTTAATTACCAAGTAGTTCGTTCAAAAGCAAAGCAATACAATATAGTTAAGTCTCTCCTTCTTAAACCAGAAGTTACTGAAATTATTCACGCGGGTGATGCTGGTCGAGAAGGAGAGCTTATTGTTCGAAATATTATCTATAAAGTTGGTGTGAAAAAGCCAATAAAGAGATTGTGGATTTCTTCATTAACTTCCAATGCGATTTTAGATGGTTTTAATAATTTACTGTCTGAAAAGGATACAAGACCCCTTTTTCATGAAGCGTATTCTCGTGCTTGTGCCGATTGGTTAGTAGGCATGAATGCGTCGCGCGTTTATAGTTTACTTTTACAAAAAAGAGGCATGAAAGATGTGTTTTCTGCTGGACGTGTGCAAACTCCTACTTTAGCTCTTATAGTGAAACGAGAGAAAGAGATAGAAAGCTTTGTCAGTGAACCGTTTTGGGAAGTTCTCGCTACTTTTAATATAAACGGTAAAGAGTATGAAGGAAAGTGGATGAAAGATAATGAAACACGTTTGAAAGATCAGCAGTTAGCGCAAAAAATTGCTGCCTTTTGTAAGAACAAGCCAGCACAAATATCTGATATTAATACAGAACGGAAAGAATACTTACCACCAATTTTGTTTAATCTTTCAGCTCTGCAAGCAACAGCCAATAAAGCATTTAAATTTTCACCCAAAAAAACCCTTGATACATTACAAAAACTTTATCAAAAAGGTGTTGTCTCGTATCCTCGTACAGATTCACAATATGTGACTCGAGGTGAAGCGGAAATGTTTCCAGCGATTCTTCAAAAAATAAGTTTTTTTTCAGCTTATGAGAACCTTTTTCCGTTACCGACGCAAACTATTATCGACAACAGACGCTTCGTCAATGAAAAGAAGGTAACTGATCACTATGCTATTATTCCTACCGAGCAAGTGACCGATCCTAGTAAACTATCTGCTGATGAACAAAAACTGTACGACTTAATTATTCGTCGACTAATTGCTGCTCATTACGAAAAAGCAATCTTTGCTTATACTACGATTACTACATTGGTAGATGGACGAGCTACATTTCAATCTAAAGGCAAGCAACAGATTCAGGAAGGCTGGCGTAAAGTCATTTTTCAAAAAGAAGATGATAAAGAGATTTTGTTACCGAATTTTGCAATTGATGAACAAGGGTATGTTCAAGATGTGAAAGTTAAAGAAGGAAAAACTCAACCACCAAAACGGTACACTGAGGGCCAACTTATTACCCTTATGAAAACGGCAGGTAAACATATTGAGAATGAAGAGCTTGAGAAAGTGTTGATGAAAACTGAAGGACTTGGGACGGAAGCTACACGTGCGTCTATTATAACGATGTTAAAAGAACGTAAATATATTCAAATCACAAAAAATCAGGTGTTTGCAACAGACAAAGCCAAAGTACTTATAGAAGCAGTCGGGTGTACGATTTTAGCGTCACCCGAAATGACGGCTAAATGGGAACAACGGTTACGAGAGATTGGCGAGGGACATGCTTCCGCAGTACAGTTCATGGAGCAAGTTAAAAAATTAAGTGAGAAAATTATTAAAGATGCACAAGATCAGTCCCTAACATGGGATTTTACTGGACTGGACACTGAATCTATTCAACGACAAAGACGATCTACATATCTAGGTCAATGCCCCTTGTGTGGTGGAAAGGTTATCGACAAAGGCAAACTCTATGGATGTAATAACTTCTCAAAAACTAAATGCTCATTTACCATATCAAAAAAAATACTAGGAAAAACTATCACACAAGCTAATGTGGAAAAAATATTAAAAGATGGAACTACAGGAAATATTGAAGGATTTAAAAAGGGAGATAGGTCATTTGTTGCATCTCTTATTTGGAACTCCAGTGAAAAGAAAATAGCTTTTCAATTTCCAGAAAATCAACTAAACAATAAAACAATTTGA
- a CDS encoding YjfB family protein yields the protein MDVANLSMVLNKVQVHQQVNLSLMKDVMSVAQIKSEGILEMMNQTTKQMELSVNPHIGANIDIRG from the coding sequence ATGGATGTTGCAAATTTGTCAATGGTACTCAATAAAGTGCAAGTACACCAGCAAGTTAATTTGTCTCTTATGAAAGATGTAATGAGTGTAGCTCAAATTAAATCTGAAGGAATATTAGAAATGATGAACCAAACTACAAAACAAATGGAGCTTTCTGTTAACCCACATATTGGTGCCAACATTGATATACGTGGATAA
- a CDS encoding glycosyltransferase family 2 protein — protein MKPTISVIMSTYNRNDYLPKSIESILSQTYSGFELVLVNNGSTDGSEEICKHYAKYDKRIKLVEIQDNNGAPAGRNMGLENAQYEYVTIVDDDDVCEPEMLEFLWNLTSKYKADISICGSWNKTGDNLEPYFIYDDLLLLNKEEGLEELLKREKYNVAPPTKLFRKSLFDNIRFKAGVLVDDIHVIYKVFANANRVVAQGKPLYYFRKHSNNMTSFIQTNNLTPQLLQEYLNAFTERTMYLSKKVPQVTSRAKYSEWSYMLSMCKKIKEYKILSCELIYQEMVKKLLKNYTSFLDNPYITNEECKELKRLRTNHEDM, from the coding sequence TTGAAACCAACCATTAGTGTAATAATGTCCACATATAATCGTAACGATTATCTCCCAAAATCCATAGAAAGTATTTTATCTCAAACATACTCAGGGTTTGAGCTCGTTTTAGTGAACAATGGATCAACCGATGGGAGTGAAGAAATCTGTAAACATTATGCAAAATATGATAAGCGAATAAAATTAGTTGAAATTCAGGATAACAACGGAGCACCTGCAGGAAGAAATATGGGACTTGAAAACGCTCAATATGAATATGTCACAATAGTAGATGATGATGATGTATGCGAACCAGAAATGTTAGAATTTCTTTGGAACCTCACAAGTAAATACAAGGCTGATATTTCTATTTGTGGCAGTTGGAATAAAACAGGGGATAATCTCGAGCCATATTTTATATATGATGATTTGTTGTTGTTGAATAAAGAGGAAGGTTTAGAAGAGTTATTAAAGCGAGAAAAATATAATGTAGCTCCTCCAACGAAGCTCTTCCGAAAATCTTTATTTGATAATATAAGATTCAAAGCAGGTGTTTTAGTTGACGATATTCACGTAATTTATAAAGTTTTCGCAAATGCTAACCGTGTTGTTGCTCAAGGTAAACCGCTTTATTACTTCAGAAAGCATTCAAATAATATGACTAGTTTTATTCAAACTAATAATTTAACACCTCAATTATTACAAGAATATTTAAATGCATTCACTGAGCGGACAATGTACCTGTCTAAAAAAGTGCCTCAAGTAACATCGAGAGCAAAATATTCAGAATGGTCATACATGTTATCTATGTGCAAGAAAATAAAAGAGTATAAGATTTTAAGTTGTGAATTAATATATCAAGAGATGGTAAAAAAATTATTAAAAAACTACACTTCTTTTTTAGATAATCCATATATCACCAATGAAGAATGTAAGGAATTGAAAAGGTTAAGGACAAATCACGAAGACATGTGA
- a CDS encoding glycosyltransferase family 2 protein gives MIADIFYEVIALPLLSIVIPVYNVENYLRYCLKSIVEQDCNDIEVILINDASTDFSGQICDDFSNQYEFIKVIHLKQNSLPAFVRNLGMSIACGKYIHFCDSDDYYLEDSLSEIKKKLTFEAPEVLIGQFICRPEKGAFVTQDIKLNAEIIDKANSEDIVKYFLELPYLLCTPWRFIVKRELLMGNNITFPEGLHSEDEEWVPKLLCIGQTFTLLPKPFYCYRPRAVGSITASKTYLHSKSHLIVALNLLVFLYEKKYSNARMELIYSRVKFLFDLFSMRCDTFYPSQIYELSLIINRYKTVIPMLKQIYTNDLNIFEFLNKYGAYNGLRLYRNYIIEKTVLLVVGKEDKAIYIFPTGYNGEGTARILIDAGYEISGFLDNSETKQGCKIEGLTVYSPDKLSELSIEEKLNTVVVIAMQKENTAKELENQLRVLGVIESQILKKSI, from the coding sequence TTGATTGCAGATATTTTTTATGAGGTGATTGCCTTGCCACTACTTAGTATTGTAATACCTGTGTATAATGTGGAAAACTACCTTCGATATTGTCTTAAAAGTATAGTAGAGCAAGATTGTAACGATATTGAAGTAATTTTAATTAATGATGCGTCAACTGATTTTAGTGGGCAAATATGTGATGATTTTTCTAATCAATATGAGTTTATAAAGGTAATTCATTTAAAACAAAACTCTCTACCTGCCTTTGTTAGAAACTTAGGAATGTCTATAGCTTGTGGTAAATACATTCACTTCTGTGATAGTGATGACTATTATCTTGAAGATAGCTTATCTGAAATCAAAAAAAAATTGACTTTCGAAGCACCAGAAGTATTGATAGGGCAATTTATTTGCAGGCCAGAAAAAGGCGCTTTTGTTACTCAAGATATTAAATTGAATGCTGAAATAATTGACAAAGCAAATTCTGAGGATATAGTAAAATATTTCCTAGAACTTCCTTATCTACTGTGTACACCATGGAGGTTTATTGTAAAAAGAGAATTATTAATGGGGAACAATATAACTTTCCCTGAGGGACTTCATTCCGAGGATGAGGAGTGGGTACCCAAATTGCTGTGCATTGGGCAAACTTTCACACTATTGCCTAAGCCATTTTATTGTTATCGTCCTAGAGCAGTAGGGTCAATTACAGCAAGCAAAACATACTTACATAGTAAATCGCATTTAATCGTTGCACTTAACCTCTTAGTGTTTTTATATGAGAAAAAATATTCTAATGCACGGATGGAATTGATTTATTCTCGAGTGAAGTTTCTTTTTGACTTGTTCTCTATGCGATGTGATACGTTTTACCCCAGTCAAATATATGAACTCAGTCTAATAATTAATCGTTATAAGACAGTTATACCGATGTTAAAACAAATCTATACTAACGACCTTAATATCTTTGAGTTTCTTAATAAATATGGGGCTTATAATGGGTTAAGGCTATATCGCAATTATATTATCGAAAAAACTGTTTTATTAGTGGTAGGTAAAGAAGATAAGGCAATTTATATATTCCCTACTGGTTATAATGGAGAAGGAACTGCACGAATCTTAATCGATGCAGGTTATGAAATAAGTGGTTTTCTCGATAATAGTGAAACCAAGCAAGGTTGTAAAATAGAGGGCTTGACAGTATATTCTCCAGATAAGCTTTCAGAGTTATCGATAGAAGAAAAACTCAATACAGTAGTAGTTATAGCAATGCAAAAGGAAAATACCGCAAAGGAATTGGAGAATCAGTTAAGAGTGTTAGGGGTTATAGAGTCACAAATCCTCAAAAAGTCGATATAA
- a CDS encoding UDP-glucose/GDP-mannose dehydrogenase family protein, whose translation MSYKITVLGLGFVGLTTALSFSEKNHKVFGFDIDQEKVECLQSGKVPFLEPGLDEALNRHLNNNFVLTDNVSNAVKQSDFIFLCVGTPTGKSGEADLKYIFNAIDMFYSVLNDDKYRVVVVKSTVPPGTTSEKITPYLIKLGVKVGEAVSIANNPEFLREGHCWDDMLNADRIVCGVSDMKSESMLRNLYKNFNTLFFAVSLNTGEYTKYLSNTFLATMISYANEMSKIATVIGDIQIKDAFNILHLDRRWGNADMASYVFPGCGFGGYCLPKDTQALYSKAFSKGYDSRLLHNVMKINNSMPLFMFNKIKAVSNLTDSIGILGLSFKPGSDDVRDSSAAKIISMLINEGHNNIFAYDPVSNKNFDKEYKFKQIKYHHTLNSICEEANVLVLVTAWDEFREVNKKYPNKPIIDCRYFL comes from the coding sequence ATGAGCTATAAAATTACAGTGCTGGGTCTTGGATTTGTAGGATTGACCACAGCGTTATCCTTTTCAGAGAAGAACCATAAGGTATTTGGTTTTGATATAGACCAAGAAAAAGTAGAATGTTTACAATCTGGAAAAGTACCCTTTTTAGAGCCAGGTTTGGATGAGGCTCTAAATCGACATCTTAATAATAATTTTGTATTAACTGATAATGTTTCAAATGCTGTTAAGCAGAGCGATTTTATATTCTTATGTGTTGGTACTCCAACAGGAAAATCAGGTGAAGCGGACCTGAAGTATATTTTTAATGCAATTGATATGTTTTATTCTGTCTTAAACGATGATAAATATAGAGTAGTAGTAGTAAAATCAACAGTGCCGCCGGGTACGACTTCGGAAAAAATTACACCTTATTTAATAAAGTTAGGTGTTAAAGTTGGAGAAGCTGTGAGTATTGCAAATAATCCAGAGTTTTTAAGAGAAGGACATTGCTGGGATGACATGTTGAATGCTGATAGAATTGTATGTGGTGTTTCAGATATGAAATCTGAAAGTATGTTACGCAATTTGTATAAGAATTTTAATACCCTTTTTTTTGCTGTATCTCTTAATACAGGAGAATATACTAAATACTTATCTAATACATTTCTTGCTACCATGATTAGTTATGCAAATGAAATGTCAAAAATCGCTACTGTTATAGGGGATATTCAAATTAAAGATGCATTTAATATATTACATTTAGATCGTCGATGGGGGAATGCTGATATGGCATCTTATGTATTTCCAGGTTGTGGATTTGGCGGCTATTGTCTTCCTAAAGATACTCAAGCACTGTATTCTAAAGCATTCTCAAAGGGATATGATTCTAGGTTACTACATAATGTCATGAAAATAAATAATTCAATGCCACTATTTATGTTTAATAAGATTAAGGCTGTATCCAACTTAACTGATTCAATTGGTATCCTTGGTCTCTCATTTAAACCTGGTTCAGACGATGTACGGGACAGTTCCGCTGCAAAAATAATATCAATGTTAATTAATGAAGGTCATAATAATATTTTTGCATATGATCCTGTTTCCAACAAGAATTTTGACAAAGAGTATAAATTTAAACAAATAAAGTATCATCATACTCTTAATTCAATATGTGAGGAAGCGAACGTCTTAGTATTGGTGACAGCTTGGGATGAGTTTCGGGAAGTGAATAAAAAGTACCCTAACAAGCCGATAATTGATTGCAGATATTTTTTATGA
- a CDS encoding glycosyltransferase: MKSSHQKVLFVNGLPVDIGGIEKTIMEVYRGINHENLLIDFAVRKPEKGHFHDEIEAYGGRVFNLFIKTKHKGNRRWNILMDLYFIYSLYRLLKREGPYTAIHIANPLLDGFSIISAKLAKVPIRIAHSHNTGIDDKSKPKMTNIYIRKLRIWFCKRYATHIWGCSKAACEYLFGKGIMMDKRTEVVPNPINIKKFIDSQFYDKSSIYKELGVCKDNINLLHVGRYTEQKNQLFLLEVFAEMLRQTPQVFLIIIGIGHLEKQIKDRIIELKIERNVLLLDSKTDISKVLAICDAFLLPSIYEGFGNVLIEAQAAGVRCFASDACQPEANLGLIEYITLDRGAEYWAKYILLKLNKDLKDLKDLKMGIDHNDLLKFDLSVIGPKMEEVYLNGSKYNSLFLKKNER, from the coding sequence ATGAAATCAAGTCATCAAAAGGTATTGTTCGTAAATGGTTTACCCGTTGATATAGGTGGGATTGAAAAAACAATTATGGAGGTTTACAGAGGAATTAACCATGAAAATCTCTTGATCGATTTTGCAGTTAGAAAGCCAGAAAAAGGACACTTTCATGATGAAATAGAGGCCTACGGTGGGAGAGTATTCAATTTATTTATAAAAACTAAGCATAAGGGTAATCGTAGATGGAATATACTTATGGATTTATATTTTATTTATAGTCTTTATAGACTACTAAAAAGAGAAGGACCATATACAGCCATTCATATTGCGAATCCTTTATTAGATGGATTTTCAATAATATCGGCTAAACTTGCCAAGGTCCCTATCAGAATTGCACATAGCCATAATACAGGTATAGATGATAAATCCAAACCAAAAATGACAAATATATATATAAGAAAACTTCGCATTTGGTTTTGTAAAAGATATGCTACGCATATTTGGGGTTGTTCAAAAGCAGCATGTGAGTATCTTTTTGGTAAAGGTATAATGATGGATAAAAGGACTGAAGTTGTCCCCAACCCTATAAACATAAAAAAGTTTATTGATAGTCAATTTTATGACAAGTCTAGTATTTATAAGGAACTAGGTGTATGTAAAGACAATATCAATTTATTACATGTTGGGAGATATACCGAACAGAAAAATCAACTTTTTTTATTAGAAGTATTTGCAGAAATGCTCCGGCAAACACCTCAGGTGTTTTTAATTATTATTGGTATTGGTCATCTGGAAAAACAGATTAAAGACCGTATTATAGAACTTAAAATAGAGCGTAATGTGTTATTACTCGATAGCAAGACAGATATCTCAAAAGTTTTAGCAATATGTGACGCATTTTTACTCCCCTCTATTTATGAAGGATTTGGCAATGTATTAATTGAAGCACAAGCTGCGGGAGTTAGGTGTTTCGCCTCTGATGCTTGTCAGCCCGAAGCAAACTTAGGTCTTATTGAATATATAACACTTGATAGAGGAGCAGAGTATTGGGCTAAGTATATTTTACTTAAACTAAATAAAGATTTAAAAGATTTAAAAGATTTAAAAATGGGGATTGACCATAATGATTTATTGAAATTTGATTTGTCTGTTATTGGCCCCAAAATGGAAGAAGTATATTTAAACGGATCTAAATATAATAGTCTATTTCTAAAAAAAAATGAACGGTGA
- a CDS encoding FkbM family methyltransferase produces MQKYFSRELITNEPNQCVKLINKCSNLIKESQKPIILFGAGEVGIFFSNYFKKMDGNPEVFFCDTNKKKIGQVINDLKVISLNELKTSYRDSYIVVTSINYFNEIHELLKENNLNQCLVSRSEDEMIGDLNCFTIFKNYSQVVYDNIQKFKCVYEFLADEKSRKILVDRINYCKTSNKSYLIPQQSVTPQYFDPSLIKISKNEVFIDGGAFTGDTVEEFLKQSKGQFKQIYSFEPEQSKCKEFSEKFNEFKNIELFRCGLWSEIKRLKFNATNDGASGLNISGNIEVPVTSIDSVLNRKPVTFIKLDIEGAELEALKGAEYSIKKFRPKLAICIYHNPLDIVEIPLYIKKLYPEYKIFMRHYSDTAAETICYAIAD; encoded by the coding sequence GTGCAAAAGTATTTTTCAAGGGAACTGATTACTAATGAACCGAATCAATGTGTAAAACTAATCAATAAGTGTTCAAATCTAATTAAAGAAAGTCAAAAGCCAATTATTCTTTTCGGAGCGGGAGAAGTTGGAATCTTCTTTAGTAATTACTTTAAAAAAATGGATGGTAACCCAGAGGTATTCTTTTGTGATACAAATAAGAAAAAGATAGGTCAAGTAATTAATGATTTAAAAGTCATTAGCCTTAATGAACTTAAAACTAGTTACCGAGATAGTTATATTGTAGTTACTTCCATCAACTACTTTAATGAAATTCATGAGTTACTTAAAGAAAATAATTTGAATCAATGTTTGGTATCAAGAAGCGAAGATGAAATGATTGGAGACTTGAATTGTTTTACAATATTCAAAAATTATTCTCAAGTTGTTTATGACAATATTCAGAAATTCAAGTGTGTATATGAATTTTTAGCTGATGAGAAATCTAGAAAAATTTTAGTTGATCGAATAAACTATTGTAAAACTTCAAATAAATCATATCTTATTCCTCAACAAAGTGTCACTCCACAATATTTCGACCCTAGTTTAATAAAAATATCTAAAAATGAAGTGTTTATTGATGGAGGAGCATTTACTGGGGATACAGTAGAGGAATTCTTGAAGCAAAGTAAAGGACAATTTAAACAAATATACTCATTTGAACCAGAGCAATCAAAATGTAAGGAATTCTCAGAGAAATTTAACGAATTCAAAAACATTGAACTTTTTAGGTGCGGATTGTGGAGTGAAATTAAAAGATTAAAGTTTAATGCCACAAATGATGGAGCAAGTGGATTAAACATATCTGGAAATATTGAGGTACCAGTTACTTCCATTGATAGTGTGCTTAATAGAAAACCCGTCACTTTTATTAAGTTAGATATAGAAGGGGCAGAATTAGAAGCACTAAAAGGGGCAGAATACAGTATTAAAAAGTTCAGACCTAAGCTAGCAATCTGTATATATCATAACCCCCTTGATATAGTAGAAATACCTTTGTATATCAAGAAACTTTATCCGGAATATAAAATTTTTATGAGACACTACAGTGACACAGCTGCAGAAACAATATGTTATGCAATTGCTGATTAA
- a CDS encoding FkbM family methyltransferase: MVKEFSLDLLSNEKNQVTLLLDVCGEALKKESKPIVLFGAGGIGQFYLSILKRLDNLREIYFCDNNSNKWGQVIDGVPVISFNELNKKYRECYIIVTSLAFYHDLRMQLEEKGLKPLLDLSIHSVITDDIHFYDAFQNYKKFISDHLTEFSTVYRRLEDEFSRRVYIDRLNYCITLNTKYLAPLKSVSSQYFERGIVSISDNEIFIDGGGYTGDTVDEFIKQTDGKFSTIYSFEPEISKHMEFQKKVKGYKNVHLIDKGLWSNSTVLKFNALGSGSSNVDKNGDILINVTSIDEFLQESPVTFIKMDIEGVELEALKGAEQSIKKYRPKLAICVYHKPEDIIEIPLYLNEIVPTYKFYLRHYNYGGSETVLYAIPSEVTC; encoded by the coding sequence GTGGTAAAAGAGTTTTCTTTAGATCTACTTTCCAATGAGAAGAATCAAGTCACATTGTTGCTTGATGTATGTGGTGAAGCATTAAAAAAAGAGAGTAAGCCGATTGTCTTATTTGGAGCTGGTGGTATTGGTCAGTTTTATTTAAGTATTTTAAAAAGGCTCGATAATTTAAGAGAGATATATTTCTGTGATAACAATTCTAATAAATGGGGGCAAGTAATAGATGGTGTCCCTGTCATAAGTTTTAATGAACTTAACAAAAAGTATAGAGAATGCTATATAATAGTCACTTCACTAGCCTTTTATCATGATTTAAGAATGCAGTTAGAAGAAAAAGGTTTAAAACCTCTTTTGGATTTATCTATTCATTCAGTAATTACTGATGATATACATTTTTATGATGCGTTTCAAAACTATAAGAAATTTATTAGTGATCACTTAACAGAATTCAGTACCGTTTATAGACGACTAGAGGATGAGTTTTCCAGAAGAGTTTATATTGATAGATTGAATTATTGTATAACATTAAATACAAAATATCTCGCTCCGTTAAAGAGTGTATCATCACAATACTTTGAGAGAGGTATTGTTTCCATTTCTGATAATGAAATATTCATCGATGGAGGTGGATATACAGGAGACACAGTAGATGAATTTATAAAGCAAACAGATGGAAAGTTTTCAACAATTTACTCTTTTGAACCTGAGATTAGTAAACATATGGAATTTCAAAAGAAAGTTAAAGGCTACAAAAACGTACATTTAATTGATAAGGGGCTCTGGAGTAACAGTACGGTTTTGAAATTTAATGCTTTAGGTAGTGGTTCAAGTAATGTAGATAAGAATGGAGATATCTTAATTAACGTAACATCAATAGATGAGTTTTTACAAGAATCACCTGTCACCTTTATTAAAATGGATATTGAGGGTGTAGAACTAGAAGCTTTAAAAGGAGCAGAGCAGTCAATTAAAAAGTACAGGCCTAAATTGGCTATTTGTGTCTATCATAAACCAGAGGACATAATTGAAATTCCACTATACTTGAACGAAATAGTACCGACCTATAAGTTTTATCTGAGACATTATAATTATGGAGGCTCAGAAACGGTACTCTATGCTATACCAAGTGAGGTGACATGTTAG